One Pagrus major chromosome 15, Pma_NU_1.0 DNA window includes the following coding sequences:
- the tbxtb gene encoding T-box transcription factor T — translation MATGAGECPGKASQYRVDHLLSAVESELQAGSEKGDPTERELKVSLDENELWQKFKDLTNEMIVTKNGRRMFPVLKVNVSGLDPNAMYSVLLDFVSADNHRWKYVNGEWVPGGKPEPQTPSCVYIHPDSPNFGAHWMKAPVSFSKVKLTNKLNGGGQIMLNSLHKYEPRIHIVRVGGPRRMITSHAFPETQFIAVTAYQNEEVTALKIKYNPFAKAFLDAKERTDTKDIREDVNENQQSTYSQLGGWFIPPASPHSQFGSPISLSPSHGCERYSTLRNHRSAPYTSPYAHRTNSPSDYSDNSSACLSMLSSHDNWSSLQMPTHTSMMPVAHNSTSGSNSSQYTSLWSVSNSPLTPMSQNGGTNNSLSSQFLRGSSSHYPGLSPSVAVPSSGSPMYDSGTATEVHEYDTSPHGRLPSAWTPVTPPSL, via the exons ATGGCCACAGGCGCCGGAGAGTGTCCCGGGAAGGCCAGTCAGTACCGGGTGGACCACCTCCTCAGCGCGGTGGAGAGTGAGCTGCAGGCCGGCAGCGAGAAGGGCGACCCCACGGAGAGAGAGCTGAAAGTGTCCCTGGATGAGAACGAGCTGTGGCAAAAATTTAAGGATCTTACAAATGAAATGATAGTTACAAAGAATGGCAG GCGCATGTTTCCGGTGCTGAAGGTGAACGTGTCTGGATTGGACCCGAACGCCATGTATTCTGTCCTGCTGGACTTCGTATCTGCGGACAACCACAGGTGGAAGTATGTGAACGGGGAGTGGGTCCCTGGTGGCAAACCTGAGCCCCAGACTCCCAGCTGCGTGTACATCCACCCGGACTCTCCAAACTTCGGGGCGCACTGGATGAAGGCTCCCGTCTCCTTTAGTAAAGTCAAACTCACCAATAAACTCAACGGAGGAGGTCAG ATAATGTTAAATTCCTTACACAAGTACGAGCCACGCATCCACATTGTGCGGGTTGGAGGCCCGAGGAGGATGATCACCAGCCACGCTTTCCCGGAGACACAGTTCATTGCAGTAACCGCATACCAAAACGAAGAG GTAACTGctcttaaaataaagtacaaccCTTTTGCCAAGGCCTTCCTAGATGCAAAGGAGAG aacTGACACCAAAGATATAAGAGAAGATGTGAATGAAAACCAGCAGTCGACCTACTCTCAGT TAGGTGGTTGGTTTATTCCTCCTGCCAGTCCTCACAGCCAGTTTGGCAGtcccatctccctctctccatcccacGGCTGTGAGCGTTACTCCACCCTGAGGAACCACCGCTCTGCCCCCTACACCAGTCCCTACGCCCATCGGACCAACTCGCCCAGTGA TTACTCCGATAACTCGTCAGCCTGTCTGTCCATGCTCTCGAGCCACGATAACTGGTCCAGTCTACAGATGCCAACACACACCAGCATGATGCCAGTGGCCCACAACTCCACCTCTGGTAGCAACTCCAG TCAGTACACCAGCCTGTGGTCTGTGAGTAACTCGCCCCTGACTCCCATGTCCCAGAACGGGGGGACGAACAACAGCCTGAGCTCACAGTTCCTCCGAGGGTCCAGCAGCCACTACCCCGGCCTGTCTCCCTCAGTCGCAGTGCCATCCTCTGGCTCTCCCATGTACGACAGCGGCACAGCCACAGAGGTGCACGAGTACGACACCTCTCCACACGGGCGGCTACCTTCAGCCTGGACTCCTGTGACACCTCCGTCCCTCTGA